In Phreatobacter stygius, a genomic segment contains:
- a CDS encoding SDR family oxidoreductase, with the protein MAKRLQGKIAVVTAAGHGIGRAIAELFVEEGATVYATDLDKAKLEGIKRAKKLKLDARSTKAVEALAAKTGPIDILVNAAGFVHHGTVLDTSEDDWDFSFDLNVKSMHRTIKAFLPGMLEKGAGSIVNIASGASSVRGVPNRYAYGASKAAVIGLTKSVAIDFIRKGIRANAICPGTIQSPSLDDRIKALSASSGQSLEATRKAFIDRQPIGRLGTAEEIALLALYLASDEASYTTGQIHLADGGFAL; encoded by the coding sequence ATGGCGAAGCGGCTTCAGGGCAAGATCGCGGTGGTGACGGCGGCAGGCCACGGCATTGGCCGCGCCATCGCGGAACTGTTCGTGGAGGAAGGCGCCACCGTCTATGCCACCGACCTCGACAAGGCCAAGCTCGAGGGCATCAAGCGGGCGAAGAAGCTGAAGCTGGACGCGCGCTCGACCAAGGCGGTCGAGGCGCTGGCCGCCAAGACCGGTCCGATCGACATCCTGGTCAATGCCGCCGGTTTCGTGCATCACGGCACCGTGCTCGACACCAGCGAGGACGACTGGGACTTTTCCTTCGACCTGAACGTCAAATCCATGCATCGGACGATCAAGGCCTTCCTGCCGGGCATGCTGGAAAAAGGCGCCGGCTCGATCGTCAATATTGCGTCCGGCGCCTCGTCGGTGCGGGGCGTGCCGAATCGTTACGCCTATGGCGCCAGCAAGGCCGCGGTGATCGGCCTGACCAAGTCGGTGGCGATCGATTTCATCCGCAAGGGCATCCGCGCCAATGCCATTTGCCCGGGCACCATCCAGTCGCCCTCGCTCGACGACCGCATCAAGGCCTTGTCGGCCTCTTCAGGCCAGTCGCTGGAGGCGACCCGCAAGGCGTTCATCGACCGCCAGCCGATCGGTCGGCTCGGCACGGCGGAAGAGATCGCCCTGCTGGCGCTCTATCTCGCTTCCGACGAAGCCAGCTACACGACCGGCCAGATCCACCTCGCCGACGGCGGCTTCGCGCTCTGA
- a CDS encoding PfkB family carbohydrate kinase, protein MTRIVCAGITTLDFIYQLDAIPTAAVKYRSLHMTTSGGGLAGNAATACARLGAEVTLIARLGDDPPARTMRDELAAEGIDCSLIRECRGYRSPVSAVMVDPAGERMVVSYSDPDIPDDTDWIPDDLGRRADAIYAETRWIEAAFAVLPQARAAGLPSVLDADRRPTRPEVVALASHVGFSETALRELTGIDDLPTALAHAARDAANVLLVTDGPRGAWFMEGARVVHAPAFAVKAADTLGAGDTWHGALAVALAEHQPLASAVRFANGAAALKCQQFGGRRGMPRRAELDAFLGGA, encoded by the coding sequence ATGACCCGTATCGTCTGCGCCGGCATCACCACGCTCGATTTCATCTACCAGCTCGACGCCATCCCGACCGCGGCGGTGAAATACCGCTCGCTGCACATGACCACATCGGGCGGCGGGCTGGCCGGCAATGCCGCCACCGCCTGTGCCCGGCTTGGCGCCGAGGTCACCCTGATCGCGCGGCTCGGCGACGACCCGCCGGCGCGAACCATGCGCGACGAGCTGGCCGCCGAGGGCATCGACTGTTCGTTGATCCGCGAATGTCGGGGATATCGCTCGCCGGTCTCGGCCGTGATGGTCGATCCGGCTGGCGAACGCATGGTGGTGAGCTATTCCGACCCGGATATTCCCGATGACACCGACTGGATTCCGGATGATCTCGGCCGGCGCGCGGACGCGATCTATGCCGAGACCCGCTGGATCGAGGCGGCCTTTGCCGTGCTGCCGCAGGCGCGCGCCGCCGGCCTTCCCTCGGTGCTCGATGCCGACCGGCGCCCGACCCGGCCCGAGGTCGTCGCGCTGGCAAGCCATGTCGGCTTTTCCGAAACGGCGCTGCGTGAGCTCACCGGCATCGACGACCTGCCGACGGCGCTCGCCCATGCCGCGCGCGATGCCGCCAATGTGCTGCTGGTCACCGACGGTCCGCGCGGCGCCTGGTTCATGGAGGGTGCCCGTGTCGTCCATGCCCCGGCCTTTGCGGTCAAGGCGGCGGATACGCTGGGCGCCGGCGACACCTGGCACGGCGCGCTGGCGGTCGCGCTCGCCGAACATCAGCCGCTCGCCAGCGCGGTTCGCTTCGCCAATGGCGCGGCGGCGCTGAAATGCCAACAATTCGGCGGCCGCCGCGGCATGCCTCGGCGAGCCGAGCTCGACGCATTCCTCGGTGGCGCATAG
- a CDS encoding YbaN family protein — translation MGQPWRYLMMAAGWVCVAIGVVGVILPGIPGTLFLIIAAWLFARSSPRFEQWLVTHPKLGPEVVKWRASGAIAPRVKAIALASMALSWGIVWLTAPPIAVVVSGLCLAASALYVGTRPSS, via the coding sequence ATGGGCCAACCGTGGCGATATCTGATGATGGCGGCCGGCTGGGTCTGCGTCGCCATTGGCGTCGTCGGCGTCATCCTGCCGGGTATTCCCGGCACGCTCTTCCTGATCATCGCCGCCTGGCTGTTCGCCCGCTCCTCGCCGCGCTTCGAGCAGTGGCTGGTGACGCACCCCAAACTCGGTCCCGAAGTGGTCAAATGGCGGGCAAGCGGCGCCATCGCGCCGCGCGTCAAGGCGATCGCACTCGCCTCCATGGCCTTGTCCTGGGGCATCGTCTGGCTGACCGCACCGCCGATCGCCGTCGTCGTCTCGGGCCTGTGCCTGGCGGCATCCGCCCTCTATGTCGGCACGAGGCCGAGTTCATGA